The sequence AGATCACCGCGAACGGTGCAGCAAATACAACCGTTGTTCATCTCGATGATTTGTTCGGTGCTATCTTGCACCAAAATCTCATTATCGATATTTTCCTGGCCGAACTCGTTCTCTATGACGGCGATTTTGTGACCGTGCGGTTGCTGCAGAATACGGTTGAGTAGTGTAGTTTTACCTGCGCCAAGAAAGCCGGTAAGGATAGTTGTCGGTATAAGTGCCATGATGTTTTTTAAGCGTCAGTGAGCTGAAGTGGAAATGGAAGGGCGGCTTGGTTGTGTCGTAATGATGGTGCCGTATGGAGTCGATCACCTGTTGGATGCAGGCTTAATGTTCTAAGTTTTTCTACATGGTGGGAGCAACGGGCCCATGGACCAGATCGGTCTAGTGGGCGCAATCGGCGCACCAGCCTTTGATCGTTAATTCAATGTCATGCCCTTCAAAACCTTTGCCGAGCGACCCCTGCAGGGCTTGCTGCAAATGCTGACGCAGCAACGCAGGCGATGCGGTAGTTGCCGTTTCTCTAGGTTTTGTTGTTGCGTCCGTTAGGACTGGCGCCAGTACGTCGCCCAAAAATCCTGCCTCACCGCTACCATCCAGGCAAAAAACTTTTGCACAGCGGGTGCATTTAAAATGCCCATGTTGATGCTGCGCGTGCAGCGCTGAATGGGCTGAGGTGGACTCGGTATGTTCAGCGCCAGCGCTATAGAGAAAAACGCGGTCATCGCCAGCAATTTTGTGGGCCAGGCCCGCATCGGTCAGACAATCAAGTGCG is a genomic window of Glaciimonas sp. CA11.2 containing:
- a CDS encoding transcriptional repressor encodes the protein MTADIKVKSGTKNSPAAHHTALPSQAAKLAEGQLRLSSVRITTARVKVLTALLEARCAVSHQDMQDLFAELDRVTLYRALDCLTDAGLAHKIAGDDRVFLYSAGAEHTESTSAHSALHAQHQHGHFKCTRCAKVFCLDGSGEAGFLGDVLAPVLTDATTKPRETATTASPALLRQHLQQALQGSLGKGFEGHDIELTIKGWCADCAH